One genomic region from Streptomyces sp. NBC_01431 encodes:
- a CDS encoding extracellular solute-binding protein: MTAVLSGCGGQSGSGDVTLKLVAADYDISGGGSTKTYWNNVVTDFEKKNPGIKIDVQIFSWDVVDAKVAEMVKAGHAPDIAQIGAYSDYAATGKLYSVDQLLSIPVQANFLSSLADAGQVKRVSYGMPFVASTRLLFYNQTLFEQAHIKAPQTWADIASDAKALKAKGVKTPFALPLGSEEAQAESMMWMLSGNGGYTNSVDRYDIDSPENIQTFDWLKSNLVEPGLTGPVAPAKLNRQAAFDGFAKGEVGMLNGHPSLMEQAKKKGIKFGMVPLPGQNGPAKAAMGVADWIMGFKQSGHRAQIGKFLDFTFSDQNVLQFADQYDLLPSTVSASATMASDAKHKELKPFLAALATSELPPVGKTSWPKVSETVKKKIGGAVAPGGSPKVVLQDIAKVAVDAENAE, from the coding sequence ATGACGGCAGTGCTCTCGGGATGCGGCGGGCAGAGCGGATCCGGCGACGTCACCCTCAAGCTGGTGGCCGCGGACTACGACATTTCCGGCGGTGGCAGTACGAAGACGTACTGGAACAACGTCGTCACGGACTTCGAGAAGAAGAATCCCGGCATCAAGATAGATGTCCAGATCTTCTCCTGGGACGTGGTGGACGCCAAGGTCGCCGAGATGGTGAAGGCGGGCCACGCCCCCGACATCGCGCAGATCGGCGCGTACTCGGACTATGCGGCGACCGGCAAGCTCTACAGCGTCGACCAGCTGCTCTCCATCCCCGTACAAGCCAACTTCCTGTCCTCGCTCGCGGACGCGGGGCAGGTCAAGCGCGTCTCCTACGGCATGCCGTTCGTGGCTTCCACGCGTCTGCTCTTCTACAACCAGACGCTGTTCGAGCAGGCGCACATCAAGGCGCCGCAGACCTGGGCCGACATCGCCTCGGACGCCAAGGCGCTCAAGGCCAAGGGTGTGAAGACCCCCTTCGCGCTGCCGCTCGGCAGCGAGGAGGCGCAGGCCGAGAGCATGATGTGGATGCTCAGCGGCAACGGCGGCTACACGAACTCGGTCGACAGGTACGACATCGACTCGCCCGAGAACATCCAGACCTTCGACTGGCTGAAGAGCAACCTGGTCGAGCCGGGACTGACCGGTCCCGTCGCGCCCGCCAAGCTCAACCGGCAGGCCGCGTTCGACGGCTTCGCCAAGGGCGAGGTGGGCATGCTCAACGGCCACCCCTCGCTGATGGAGCAGGCGAAGAAGAAGGGCATCAAGTTCGGCATGGTGCCGCTGCCCGGCCAGAACGGTCCTGCCAAGGCGGCGATGGGCGTCGCCGACTGGATCATGGGCTTCAAGCAGAGCGGGCACCGGGCGCAGATCGGGAAGTTCCTGGACTTCACGTTCTCCGACCAGAACGTGCTCCAGTTCGCGGACCAGTACGACCTGCTGCCGTCCACGGTGTCGGCGTCGGCGACGATGGCGTCGGACGCCAAGCACAAGGAGCTCAAGCCGTTCCTGGCCGCGCTCGCGACGTCGGAACTGCCGCCGGTGGGCAAGACGTCGTGGCCGAAGGTGAGCGAGACGGTGAAGAAGAAGATCGGCGGCGCGGTGGCGCCCGGCGGTTCGCCGAAGGTGGTCCTCCAGGACATCGCGAAGGTCGCGGTGGACGCGGAGAACGCCGAATAA
- a CDS encoding ROK family protein, with translation MRHVIALDVGGTGMKAALVGVEGTLLHEARRPTGRERGPDAVVESILAFAAELRAYGEEHLGESAVAAGVAVPGIVDAENGVAAYAANLGWRDVPMRKLLSERLRGVPVALGHDVRTGGLAEGRIGAGKGADRFLFVPLGTGIAGAIGIDGRVEPGAHGFAGEIGHIVVRPGGIACPCGQRGCLERLASASAVTLAWAEASGDPDADAADCAKSVESGDRRAIAVWQNAVDALADGLVTALTLLDPRVLIIGGGLAEAGETLFAPLRAAVEERVTFQKLPEIVPAALGDTAGCLGAGLLAWDLVATTTDSGSGPDSAPAPASGSGADSDSDSDSSEVTA, from the coding sequence GTGAGACACGTCATCGCCCTGGATGTGGGCGGCACCGGGATGAAGGCCGCCCTGGTCGGGGTGGAAGGCACGCTCCTCCACGAGGCGCGCAGGCCCACCGGCAGGGAGCGCGGGCCCGACGCCGTCGTCGAGTCGATCCTCGCGTTCGCCGCCGAGCTGCGGGCGTACGGCGAGGAGCACCTCGGCGAAAGCGCCGTCGCGGCCGGGGTCGCCGTGCCCGGCATCGTCGACGCCGAGAACGGCGTCGCCGCGTACGCCGCCAACCTGGGCTGGCGCGACGTGCCCATGCGCAAGCTGCTCAGTGAGCGGCTGCGGGGCGTGCCGGTGGCGCTCGGCCACGACGTGCGCACCGGCGGTCTCGCCGAGGGCCGCATCGGTGCGGGCAAGGGCGCCGACCGCTTCCTGTTCGTGCCGCTGGGCACCGGCATCGCGGGCGCCATCGGCATCGACGGCCGGGTCGAGCCGGGCGCGCACGGCTTCGCCGGGGAGATCGGCCACATCGTCGTACGCCCGGGGGGCATCGCCTGCCCCTGCGGTCAGCGGGGCTGCCTGGAGCGCCTCGCGTCCGCCTCCGCCGTGACGCTGGCCTGGGCCGAGGCGAGCGGTGATCCGGACGCGGACGCCGCCGACTGCGCCAAGTCCGTCGAGTCCGGCGACCGGCGCGCGATCGCGGTGTGGCAAAACGCGGTCGACGCGCTCGCCGACGGCCTGGTCACCGCGCTCACCCTGCTCGACCCCCGCGTGCTGATCATCGGTGGCGGACTCGCCGAAGCCGGGGAAACGTTGTTCGCACCGCTCCGGGCCGCCGTCGAGGAGCGCGTGACGTTCCAGAAGCTACCCGAGATCGTGCCGGCTGCCCTCGGGGACACCGCCGGGTGCCTGGGCGCGGGCCTGCTCGCCTGGGACCTCGTCGCCACGACCACCGACTCGGGCTCCGGTCCCGACTCCGCCCCCGCCCCGGCCTCCGGCTCTGGCGCCGACTCCGACTCCGACTCCGACTCCAGTGAGGTAACCGCCTGA
- the nagA gene encoding N-acetylglucosamine-6-phosphate deacetylase produces the protein MAASLVLSGARVVLPTGVVENGRVIVDGTVIAGAAAADAPSLDLSGHWIVPGFVDMHNHGGGGASFTNGTVEDVLKGVHTHRLHGSTTVVASTVTGEMDVLAQRAGLLSELVEQGDLAGIHFEGPFISPCRKGAHSEDLLRHPDPAEVRKLMDAARGTAKMFTLATELPGGLDSVRLLAEHGVIAAIGHTDASYEQTVEAIDAGATVATHLFNAMPPLGHREPGPIAALLEDERITVELINDGTHLHPAALELAFRHKGASRVAFITDAMDAAGFGDGLYHLGPLEVEVKQGVARLVEGGSIAGSTLTLDRAFQRAVTIDGIAVEDAVRALSANPARLLGVDDKVGSLEPGKDADLVVLDADFAVRGVLRKGAWVLEPQLG, from the coding sequence ATGGCCGCATCGCTTGTTCTCTCCGGCGCCCGCGTCGTCCTCCCGACCGGGGTCGTCGAGAACGGACGCGTGATCGTCGACGGCACGGTCATCGCCGGAGCGGCTGCCGCGGACGCGCCCTCGCTCGACCTGTCGGGCCACTGGATCGTGCCGGGCTTCGTGGACATGCACAACCACGGCGGGGGCGGCGCCTCGTTCACCAACGGCACGGTCGAGGACGTCCTCAAGGGCGTCCACACCCACCGCCTGCACGGCTCGACCACCGTGGTCGCCTCCACGGTCACCGGCGAGATGGACGTGCTCGCCCAGCGCGCCGGGCTGCTGTCCGAGCTGGTCGAGCAGGGCGACCTGGCCGGCATCCACTTCGAGGGCCCGTTCATCTCGCCGTGCCGCAAGGGCGCGCACAGCGAGGACCTGCTGCGCCACCCGGACCCGGCCGAAGTCCGCAAGCTGATGGACGCCGCGCGCGGCACCGCGAAGATGTTCACGCTCGCCACCGAACTGCCCGGCGGCCTCGACTCCGTACGCCTGCTCGCCGAGCACGGCGTCATCGCGGCGATCGGCCACACCGACGCCTCGTACGAGCAGACGGTCGAGGCGATCGACGCGGGCGCCACCGTCGCCACCCACCTGTTCAACGCGATGCCCCCGCTCGGCCATCGCGAGCCCGGCCCGATCGCGGCCCTCCTGGAGGACGAGCGGATCACCGTCGAGCTCATCAACGACGGTACGCACCTGCACCCCGCGGCCCTCGAACTCGCCTTCCGCCACAAGGGCGCGAGCCGGGTCGCGTTCATCACGGACGCCATGGACGCGGCCGGGTTCGGCGACGGGCTCTACCACCTGGGCCCGCTGGAGGTCGAGGTCAAGCAGGGGGTGGCACGCCTGGTCGAGGGCGGTTCGATCGCGGGCTCCACGCTCACCCTGGACCGGGCGTTCCAGCGCGCGGTGACGATCGACGGCATCGCGGTGGAGGACGCCGTACGGGCACTTTCGGCCAACCCCGCGCGGCTGCTCGGCGTGGACGACAAGGTGGGCTCCCTCGAACCCGGCAAGGACGCCGACCTGGTGGTCCTGGACGCCGACTTCGCCGTGCGGGGCGTGCTGCGCAAGGGCGCGTGGGTTCTTGAGCCCCAACTCGGCTGA
- a CDS encoding 1-phosphofructokinase family hexose kinase: protein MILTVTLNTALDITYRVPALVPHASHRVEEVTERPGGKGLNVARVLAALGHDTVVTGFVGGPSGEVLRALLADFAPVDELVPIAGATRRTLAVVDATSGDTTQLNEPGPLVSPAEWEAFLAAYERLLADADAVALCGSLPPGLPVGAYAQLVRRARTAKVPVLLDTSGEPLRRGIAARPDLVKPNADELARLTGSREPLRAARDARRRGAHTVVASLGPEGLLAAAPEGLWQAAPPTAVQGNPTGAGDSAVAGLLSALVEGLDLPGCLTRAVALSAATVLAPAAGEFDAKAYEELLGTVRVSRPAH, encoded by the coding sequence GTGATTCTGACCGTCACGCTGAACACCGCGCTCGACATCACCTACCGCGTCCCCGCCCTCGTACCGCACGCGAGCCATCGCGTCGAAGAGGTCACCGAACGCCCCGGCGGCAAGGGCCTCAACGTCGCCCGGGTGCTCGCCGCGCTCGGTCACGACACCGTCGTGACGGGGTTCGTGGGCGGGCCGAGCGGTGAGGTGCTGCGCGCGCTGCTCGCCGACTTCGCGCCCGTTGACGAACTCGTCCCCATCGCGGGCGCCACCCGCCGCACGCTGGCCGTGGTGGACGCGACAAGCGGCGACACCACCCAGCTCAACGAGCCGGGCCCGCTGGTCTCGCCCGCCGAGTGGGAGGCGTTCCTCGCGGCGTACGAGCGGCTGCTCGCCGACGCCGACGCGGTGGCGCTGTGCGGCAGTCTGCCGCCGGGGTTGCCGGTCGGCGCGTACGCCCAACTGGTGCGCCGGGCCCGCACGGCGAAGGTGCCGGTGCTCCTGGACACCAGCGGCGAGCCGCTGCGGCGCGGGATCGCGGCCCGGCCCGATCTGGTCAAACCCAACGCGGACGAACTGGCCCGGCTGACCGGTTCGCGCGAGCCGCTGCGCGCGGCCAGGGACGCCCGTCGGCGCGGGGCCCACACGGTGGTCGCCTCACTCGGCCCCGAAGGGCTCCTCGCGGCCGCCCCCGAAGGCCTGTGGCAGGCGGCCCCGCCGACCGCCGTCCAGGGCAACCCGACGGGCGCGGGCGACTCGGCGGTGGCCGGCCTGCTGTCCGCTCTGGTCGAGGGCCTGGACCTGCCGGGCTGTCTGACCCGCGCGGTGGCCCTGTCCGCGGCGACCGTACTGGCACCCGCGGCGGGCGAGTTCGACGCGAAGGCGTACGAGGAACTGCTCGGTACAGTGCGCGTGTCGCGGCCCGCGCACTGA
- a CDS encoding CBM35 domain-containing protein produces MTTPGNNGASTPEDDDPFGYLYEDGQASGANPPRTGGGYGYPGPTVGQQQPGVPRTSYNQVRTVGERQYGQIPQQQYQGPPQQQYGQPTAQYAAPETYPGGAPPRQTPPPAPPQGRGPNTKGLLIGAVAVVAAVVIGIAVALASNNDGKDKKDDTANPGKSSSSQPSQQPSTDPSSSASAPADLPKDDAATLTLGGSAQVGTNVPGAQATGGAFVGDFNNVGASVTWKPDVPKAGSYKLNLRYGVPGADANATITLNGKAQSRPMNMKNFAGSPAGDWSKGWQSTYAIVQLDKGANEIKLSCEQGNQCNVNLDQIWLTPAS; encoded by the coding sequence ATGACGACGCCCGGCAACAACGGCGCGAGCACCCCCGAGGACGACGATCCGTTCGGCTACCTGTATGAGGACGGGCAGGCATCGGGCGCCAACCCGCCCCGCACCGGTGGCGGCTACGGCTACCCCGGTCCGACGGTGGGGCAGCAGCAGCCCGGAGTCCCCAGGACGTCGTACAACCAGGTGCGCACGGTCGGTGAGCGCCAGTACGGACAGATCCCGCAGCAGCAGTACCAGGGGCCTCCGCAGCAGCAGTACGGGCAGCCGACCGCCCAGTACGCGGCGCCGGAGACCTACCCCGGCGGCGCCCCGCCCCGGCAGACCCCGCCCCCGGCGCCGCCTCAGGGGCGCGGCCCCAACACCAAGGGGCTGCTGATCGGCGCGGTCGCGGTGGTCGCGGCCGTCGTCATAGGCATCGCCGTGGCGCTGGCCAGCAACAACGACGGCAAGGACAAGAAGGACGACACCGCCAACCCTGGCAAGTCTTCTTCCAGCCAACCTTCGCAACAGCCGAGCACCGACCCGTCGTCCTCGGCGTCGGCCCCGGCGGACCTGCCCAAGGACGACGCGGCGACGTTGACCCTCGGCGGCTCCGCGCAGGTCGGCACCAACGTGCCCGGCGCGCAGGCCACGGGCGGCGCGTTCGTCGGCGACTTCAACAACGTGGGCGCCTCGGTCACTTGGAAGCCCGATGTCCCGAAGGCCGGCTCGTACAAGCTGAACCTGCGCTACGGCGTACCGGGCGCCGACGCGAACGCGACGATAACGCTCAACGGCAAGGCGCAGAGCCGCCCGATGAACATGAAGAACTTCGCGGGCTCCCCGGCTGGCGACTGGTCCAAGGGCTGGCAGAGCACGTACGCCATAGTGCAGCTCGACAAGGGCGCCAACGAGATCAAGCTGTCCTGTGAGCAGGGCAACCAGTGCAACGTCAACCTCGATCAGATCTGGCTGACCCCGGCCTCCTGA
- the cdgB gene encoding diguanylate cyclase CdgB codes for METESEPYVRLATLRQLHQVVAELNTARSLADTLQTVADGIIAGLGYELACVNLVRPDGDLVVAAFAGNAAAEALITGRVGSRASWDRRLSMGEDWDGLRFIPHTEGWVLLEDDVPQWYTEGPDPRFEDEWHPQDRLYAPMYSAGGAQELLGVISVDKPRNGRKPGAWGREALQMYASQSAIAISNARLRANMQRALVRLEREQQALRASEESFRQAFEYAPSGMAIAEMGGDQHGRLLRTNDALCRLLGRPASVMRRYSFADLVHPEDIGTLLRTSAEGGRAELRLGRRDGTYVWVSLRNSVVADTADGPRFLLTHVEDIEDRKRHELQLAHRASHDALTGLPNSAELRARLSARLCPRPHSAGPAATADALDAAYDRLPAAAESEGHGHAFRADGFDFDAVPGGGPYDHHVHTVAPDSEIDDGTKGLAVLFCDLDGFKSINDRFGHHTGDAVLIEVARRLTTGVRDGDTVARLGGDEFVVLADGLGAADAADLAVRLRNAIIPPIRVDGRAVRVGASFGIGWASCGMSVEEVLRSADQRMYIEKRSRAKVHRRAG; via the coding sequence ATGGAGACCGAGTCGGAGCCGTACGTCCGTCTTGCGACCTTGCGGCAGCTGCATCAGGTGGTTGCGGAGCTGAACACCGCCCGCAGCCTGGCGGACACGCTGCAGACCGTTGCGGACGGCATCATCGCCGGACTCGGCTACGAGCTGGCCTGCGTCAACCTCGTACGACCCGATGGTGACCTGGTCGTCGCCGCCTTCGCGGGCAACGCCGCCGCCGAAGCCCTGATCACCGGCCGGGTCGGCTCGCGCGCCTCCTGGGACCGGCGCCTGTCGATGGGCGAGGACTGGGACGGCCTCCGCTTCATCCCGCACACCGAGGGCTGGGTGCTCCTGGAGGACGACGTACCGCAGTGGTACACCGAGGGCCCCGATCCGCGCTTCGAGGACGAGTGGCATCCGCAGGACCGCCTCTACGCCCCGATGTACTCCGCGGGCGGTGCCCAGGAGCTCCTCGGCGTCATTTCCGTCGACAAACCCCGCAACGGCCGCAAGCCCGGCGCCTGGGGCCGGGAAGCGCTCCAGATGTACGCGTCGCAGTCGGCGATTGCGATCAGCAACGCCCGGCTCCGCGCAAACATGCAGCGCGCCCTGGTCCGCCTGGAGCGCGAGCAGCAGGCGCTGCGGGCCAGCGAGGAGAGCTTTCGGCAGGCCTTCGAGTACGCGCCCTCCGGCATGGCCATCGCCGAGATGGGCGGCGACCAGCACGGCCGCCTGCTGCGCACCAACGACGCCCTGTGCCGACTGCTCGGGCGGCCCGCCTCGGTGATGCGGCGCTACTCCTTCGCCGACCTCGTGCACCCCGAGGACATAGGGACACTGCTTCGCACCTCCGCCGAGGGCGGCCGGGCCGAGCTGCGGCTCGGGCGGCGCGACGGCACCTATGTGTGGGTGTCGCTGCGCAACTCGGTGGTCGCCGACACCGCCGACGGGCCGCGTTTCCTGCTCACCCACGTCGAGGACATCGAGGACCGCAAGCGGCATGAGCTCCAGCTCGCCCACCGCGCCTCGCACGACGCCCTGACCGGCCTGCCCAACAGTGCCGAGCTGCGCGCGAGGCTGTCGGCCCGGCTCTGTCCCCGGCCGCACTCGGCCGGACCGGCGGCCACGGCCGACGCTCTGGACGCGGCGTACGACCGGCTGCCCGCCGCCGCCGAGAGCGAGGGGCACGGGCACGCGTTCCGGGCCGACGGCTTCGACTTCGACGCGGTGCCCGGCGGCGGACCGTACGACCACCACGTCCACACCGTGGCCCCCGACAGTGAGATCGACGACGGTACGAAGGGGCTCGCGGTCCTCTTCTGCGACCTCGACGGCTTCAAATCGATCAACGACCGATTCGGTCACCACACCGGTGACGCGGTTCTCATCGAGGTCGCGCGCCGGCTCACCACCGGGGTGCGCGACGGCGACACGGTGGCCCGGCTCGGAGGCGACGAATTCGTCGTCCTCGCGGACGGGCTCGGCGCGGCGGACGCCGCCGACCTGGCGGTTCGGCTGCGCAACGCGATCATCCCGCCGATCCGGGTGGACGGCAGGGCGGTCCGGGTCGGGGCCAGTTTCGGCATCGGCTGGGCCAGCTGCGGGATGTCCGTGGAAGAGGTCCTGCGCTCGGCCGACCAGCGCATGTACATCGAGAAGCGGTCGCGCGCCAAGGTCCACCGCCGGGCCGGCTGA
- a CDS encoding flavin reductase family protein produces the protein MSRLAAGVVLVTAHDSDDGPRGEDVGMTATAFMSVSLDPPLVLVSLRNGSRMDDLLAEQPLWAVSLLSESQRHIAGRFAMKGRISDRLLFEDIPYRTGEVSGAPLVGGALATLECRTEQHVVAGDHTLVVGRVLTVGLPSAEGGPLTYFRGKYRQLG, from the coding sequence ATGTCCCGACTGGCCGCGGGCGTGGTCCTGGTGACCGCGCACGACAGCGACGACGGGCCCCGCGGCGAGGACGTCGGCATGACCGCGACCGCCTTCATGTCGGTCTCCCTCGACCCGCCCCTGGTCCTCGTCTCGCTGCGCAACGGCTCCCGGATGGACGACCTCTTGGCGGAGCAGCCGCTGTGGGCGGTGTCCCTGCTGTCCGAGAGCCAGCGCCACATCGCCGGCCGGTTCGCGATGAAGGGCCGCATCAGCGACCGTCTGCTCTTCGAGGACATCCCGTACCGCACCGGCGAGGTGAGCGGCGCCCCGCTGGTCGGCGGCGCGCTGGCGACCCTGGAGTGCCGCACCGAGCAGCACGTCGTGGCGGGCGACCACACGCTGGTCGTGGGCCGGGTCCTGACGGTGGGCCTACCGAGCGCGGAGGGCGGCCCGTTGACGTACTTCCGGGGAAAGTACCGGCAGTTGGGGTGA